AAAGCTAAAAGTTTTGTCTGATCTAGATGGGTAAATAGATAGCAATGCAAGCTCATTGACACTGGAAGGCCTCATGGCTACATGGGCCTTTCCTTCTCTTTTTACCTTCCCTAAACTTTCTGTTTTGCAGTGCTGATCCCGATACGTAGAGACATGTTATTAGATAACCCTTGCCTTTAGTCCTCTTCTCTCTGACACTTCAAAGAGATCAAGCTTCTGAGACACAAAAACAAATTCAGTGAACAAAAGAACATACCCCCACGGCGCAAAGGGGCAATGCCATGACAGATTTCGCATCCCAATACAGTCCTACACAATCTACTAGCATGAATATCGCAAAAGTGTGTTatccaaaaaaacaaaataaaagttgGCTCCGTTAAAAGATAAGAAAAGAAGATCCTGCGGTGCTGTAAGACGCCCAGACTCCAGACTCCAGAGCTTGTGTGAGAATCATGTAAAGGGAAACAAGGCTACTTGGGCTACTTGTAGGGCAGGCTTTGAATCATTTCACGGAGGAGCTAAAGAGCACAGTGGCCGGCGACGGAAGGGAAAGACAAAGGGTaaagacaaagagaaagatCAGCAAGAAAGGAGGCAGCGAACTTggaggccatggcgccggcTGATCTCCCGCCAGGCTTTAGGTTCCATCCAACTGACGAGGAGCTTGTGAACTACTACCTCAAGAGGAAGGTCCATGGTCTCAGCATCGAGCTCGACATAATCCCTGAGGTAGACCTCTACAAATGTGAGCCCTGGGAGCTAGCAGGTAACCTGAAACCAAAGTTCATTCAGTTGCTCATCCTGAGAACTCATCTTTCCTGACTGAAATTGAGATATCTTTGTTTTGGAAGAGAAATCATTCCTGCCTAGCAGAGACTCCGAGTGGTACTTCTTTGGGCCAAGGGATAGGAAGTATCCAAATGGATGCCGCACGAACCGTGCAACCCAGGCAGGATACTGGAAATCAACAGGCAAAGATCGGCGGGTCAGCTACCAGAACAGACCGATTGGCATGAAGAAGACATTGGTCTACTACAAGGGTCGAGCTCCTCAGGGTCTGAGGACCAACTGGGTGATGCATGAGTACCGCATCGAAGAGAGCGAATGCGAGAACACCAAGGGGATTCAGGTGACTCATCCATCTTCCAATAGACCTATACATCAATATCAGTCAAACCCTTGTGTGTTGCTTCTGGTGCATTTAGTGATCTCAGATTCTCTGTTTGCATTCGATTGTATCAAAAAAAATTAGCCAACATCCTAAGATAAAAAGATGTGTGTTCTCTGTACTAATTAACGCCGTAGTAACCATGTCCTTAAATACACAGAAATTTTGAAATACCATGCTAAAGAAAAATTGACGATGAAACATATTCAAAAACAAATTAGGGCATTGCCTGCTCAAGGAAGCTACGTTGTTTATGCATGGAGTGCATGTAAAGTTAGGGCTCTTCTCCCCTTTCTCCCTGTATCCATCTGTGGTAGCCATAAAATATTCCTTGCTTCCATGGACCATAGCTACTTTGCAAAGTACAGCAGAAGTTTCTTTCCAGTTATTTAATGGGCCACACCGCCACACATGGTATGCTTTTTCTAGTGCTCTTGATAAGACAAATTTAACATCCAATTCCTGGTGGAGGATGTGAAATGATACAGCATGATTGTACACAGTTTAGTAGCTATGCAGAGTTCAAAGCGTACATAATCTAGGTCAGTTGCATGTGGATGCTATCTTAAAGCTTAGACATCCTCCAGTGTGGTCCATTGTTGTGTCGGTGGCTTTACACTTTATTCTCTAGGTCCCGATCCTACTTTACTCAACTGTAGAAAACTTAAAGCCAAAACTGATAAAAATGTCTGATCCCATGTTTAGTGTGAATTAGATCGAAGAATACAGGACATTGACAAACCAAAAAACTTAACTAGGATGGTACTCTGAAACGTATATAGTTCTGTTAGAGAAAGCATGAGTTGATATTTCTATGGCCTAAACAAGAGTTGAATTAAAACTATTCATGACTACCTATTTCAGTTCCCAAGGAAATATCACAGTAAACTATTTGCAGGTATGAGTGATTTCTTGCGTTCTAATTGAATTCTTTAGCAGCACATCACTTCTGACTTATGAGTTGGTATTTCTACGAATCAGACAAGAGTTGAACTAAAATCAAAATATGAGTGATTGCTTGTGTTCTAAGAAAATTCTTCAATGTCATGACATAAGTTCTGAATCTGCACATTGTTAATTTCTTGCTGTGCTTGATGCTGAATTTTCTAACCCTGGTCTCGGGATACTATCCCTTAAGACAAAAGCAATAAACATGGAATGTATTTGAACAAACAGAACATGGAACAcagcaaaaaaaattcaaacagaaTGGTACAGTACGCTCTAGACAAACATTTTAAGTATAGGGTCTTATATGTCAGAGAAGGGATATAAAGCTCAAGGAACAACTTACTAGTATTCAATTTTGCATGGCAATAGATCTTCACCCAAATGGTTGAACTTCAAATCTTCCTTCAGTAGGTGCAACCGTGCAATACAAAAAACATCTCACCTGAATTGACAATGAAATGGAGAAGATGTCAATTTCGTGTTAATTCTTGCTGTTATTTAACAGGACTCCTATGCACTGTGTCGCGTATTCAAGAAAAATGCGGCGTTTGGAGAGTTCCATGAGCAAAAGCAAGGAGAGTGCAGCTCATCACAAGctaaagaaaaacaagaacagtTTACAAACGTCAGGGATGCTGGACAGTCATCTGGTTCAAGTGAGCATGGTAAAGACAACTCATGGATGCAGTTCATATCTGATGATCTATGGCGCAACAAAACAAAGTGATGGAATTGAAAAGACAGCTGTTTAACTACATCTAACTAGAAATTTCATTATCAGTTGCACTTAGACTCTGTATATGTTTGGTAACATCACTTCTCACTTTGGAGTTTCGACAGGATGACAACCTAAGTTTGGGACTCTGACTCTTCATGTAGAGTTATGCTGTAATAGATAAACATACTACTTTGGTACTTCAAGGTTCGTTTTCCTATGTATCTATCATTAAACACAGTGATTTATAGTGAAAGAAAAGTAAGATGCAGAGGCAGAAATCTAATTTGACAAATATTATTTACATATTCCTTTCTTATGCAGTAGCAAGCATCATTTTACAGTAAAGGTCACCAAAGGTGCCAATCCCCTTAGTCAATTACCTATGATCTGCAATCTCTACTCCAGGCCCTAAGGAGAGTTGTTTTCCTTCGCAATTACTTTGCCCTCTGCTTTAATGAAATAGCAGAACTCCTGctcaaatttcaaaaaaataaaactatgacCTAACATTGGCAGCACAAATCAGAATGCATTGTGGTACAATTCAGAAGAACCAAGTGGTTTTGAACTGTCAGATTTAAATTTCTGGATTCAGATAGAATCATAGAAACAATATGGTATGAGGATGGTACAGAATCGACATGAGATTTACAGGTTGCAAAATCAGGACAAGGGTGGAGCTAGACTGGTAGTACATAATAGTTTCACTAGAACCACGGCATCAGTATTCTTGGTCCCCAACCTAAACTACACACCATTTCCAGACTGTCTCATAGTTTGAGCCTTCCATGGCAGGATTGCGAATTTGGAATTCAATTTTAGCATGATAATTGTTAACATGACCCTTGTTTTATTGTACCTTTAGTTCAATTGCTCGATACCTTTTGAAATATGATCATTTGCCTAAATATAGAAGTTGCTTCTGAATACGTCAATTCCAGTTTAGTATTTCATCAACATGTTGGCACAACTACAGAAGTTTGTCAGATACTTAGGCCAAGCAAACATAACAGCGCGAAACTGATTCCGGAACGTTGGTGTCAAGCTCAGAATGATCAAGGTTcaattctttcttcttctttttttgcgaGGGAAGGTTCAATTCTAACACGACATCAATATTCAGCTTGCATTCAAAGTACGGAAATACCTCTGAATGAACTGGCAAACAAGACATCGTGTTATAACCACAAAAGTGTGTACTAGCTGGCCTGAACCTGACGAAAGTCACCCCTAGCCCTAGGGAACAACCACCCACAAGAATAATCCCAGCAACTTTTGCGGAAGCAGCATCCATAAATCACTGAAACGAAAGGCATGATAATGACATGTAGAGGTAGAGGAATCATTACCAGCAGAGCAGCCAAGCGGAATCCAAGCTACAGAGGACACACAGGACAGCAACACCGAGCAAGGTTGCAGTTGCTACTCGCCGACACCGCGGCGCCGTCCTTATCCCGACTCCCAACGAGACGGAACAGTCGAGACTTTACCGAAACTACCGAAATGCGAGCGCCGGGGGGCATGATGCGGCCTGCAGCAGACAACAGGATTAATGAATCTTAGGATGATCATTGCATCGGTGCCGTCGACACCCTAGACAATGCGTCTTAGGTGCTCGACGAAATTACTGAACAGAAAGGGGTTAGCGCTTGTACCTTTGGTGCCCCAGCTCATGTAGCCTACTTCCCCCAAATAAAAACCGATAATACTGCCCTTTGCTTGAGATTGAACTCCGCAAATTTTAAGAGTTAACCACGAATTTACCACTGCGAGAGGCTTTTATCAACTTTGCAGTGAGAAATAGAGAATTACACACCGACGATCCAGCATATCAATTTCAATTTCGAGGGGATCTTCCGTTTCGATGCGCGCATTTCACAATTTCGACCGAATTGAACCGGTCTGTGCAGCCAGTAAGGGGGTTCCAAAATTGATGAAAACTGAACAAAACAAAATAGCATCGCACAATCCACATCGAGACAAAGAGCATAAGTCTAAACTGAACAGAACCAAATTTGAACTTCAAATTTCCTACATCAGCATCCTGCATGAAAACCAATGGCCTCGAACCAGCGGTTCTTACATCCACCCAACCAGCACGGAAGGGACCAAGCAACCAGCTACTCCATCTCCGCTACAGCAACTACCGGAACACATGAAGGCGATAGGGCTACCCATCGAACCGAATCACATCGGCAGACCCCTAACCTAGCCGCCGAAGCCGTAGAGGGTGCGGCCCTGGCGC
This portion of the Panicum virgatum strain AP13 chromosome 2N, P.virgatum_v5, whole genome shotgun sequence genome encodes:
- the LOC120658421 gene encoding NAC domain-containing protein 45-like — protein: MAPADLPPGFRFHPTDEELVNYYLKRKVHGLSIELDIIPEVDLYKCEPWELAEKSFLPSRDSEWYFFGPRDRKYPNGCRTNRATQAGYWKSTGKDRRVSYQNRPIGMKKTLVYYKGRAPQGLRTNWVMHEYRIEESECENTKGIQDSYALCRVFKKNAAFGEFHEQKQGECSSSQAKEKQEQFTNVRDAGQSSGSSEHGKDNSWMQFISDDLWRNKTK